The following proteins are encoded in a genomic region of Lactiplantibacillus plantarum:
- a CDS encoding ABC transporter ATP-binding protein/permease, producing the protein MSYLELKDIHKAYYLGKEAFPVLNGINLTFERGEFVAILGESGGGKSTLMNIIGGLDRQFQGQVLLQGTALDHHQEKQMDQYRRETVGYIYQSYNLINHLSVLDNVLISLDMTKLNRSEREQRAKQLLTQVGLADQIKKYPNQLSGGQKQRVAIARALASDPQIIIADEPTGALDSENTTEVLKILDQIAAEGRLVICVTHSQDVANAGTRIVRLADGKITDDERVKPAYPVDENRQQIAARKLPWYVPLNTAFKHLRYTWTWNLIIIIGTAIGLFAVMLFNGLGNGLKGYINQEINDMVNPRVVTVSRYQKSSQSQRGGSQEGNQQAAAMGASVTTTNQPTFSTAQLSKLKKVAHVQTVQPILSASNATITVGNKDYTASSLTTWTASNRKSIIKAGHVAGKNEIVVDKSSVAKKWSSKNWKQLVGKKVTVAFQTTNKSGKSVTVKRQLTVAGITDSTTGSGVNAVTYATMKNMRSAKNLSTQPTSVAVKVDSREHNDAVTKQINKLKIDGKRVYRATSIASMLDTVNTYVNLATTILAAIAGISLLVSALMIIVTMFMSVSARKKEIGILRALGESRRDIRRLFTSESLIIGVISALLATGIAYGIGAALNKVLYQIASYNMIEIQVSNIISTFIIALVIALLAAILPAWRAARLNPIDALAAD; encoded by the coding sequence ATGAGCTACTTAGAATTAAAAGATATTCACAAGGCCTATTATTTAGGCAAGGAAGCTTTCCCAGTCTTGAATGGGATTAATCTAACTTTTGAACGAGGTGAATTCGTCGCGATTTTAGGGGAATCTGGCGGTGGTAAGTCAACGTTGATGAATATCATTGGTGGCTTGGATCGGCAATTTCAGGGACAAGTGTTATTGCAAGGAACCGCGTTAGATCATCACCAAGAGAAACAGATGGATCAGTATCGGCGTGAAACAGTCGGTTATATTTATCAATCATATAATTTGATCAACCATCTGTCCGTGTTAGACAATGTCCTGATCTCGTTAGATATGACCAAGTTAAATCGGTCAGAACGTGAGCAACGAGCTAAGCAACTGTTAACTCAGGTGGGGTTAGCGGATCAAATTAAAAAGTACCCGAACCAATTATCTGGTGGCCAGAAGCAGCGAGTTGCGATTGCCCGGGCTTTAGCGAGTGATCCGCAGATTATTATCGCGGATGAACCGACTGGCGCATTGGATTCTGAAAATACCACGGAAGTTTTGAAAATTTTGGATCAGATTGCGGCGGAAGGTCGGCTTGTAATTTGTGTGACACATTCGCAGGATGTTGCGAATGCGGGTACTCGAATCGTGCGCTTAGCTGATGGTAAAATCACGGATGACGAGCGGGTGAAACCCGCTTATCCGGTCGATGAAAATCGCCAACAGATTGCGGCACGTAAGTTACCGTGGTATGTGCCACTGAACACGGCGTTTAAACATCTACGCTATACTTGGACTTGGAACTTGATTATTATCATTGGGACAGCGATTGGTTTATTCGCAGTGATGTTGTTTAACGGGTTAGGTAATGGCCTCAAGGGGTATATTAATCAGGAAATCAATGATATGGTCAATCCCCGTGTCGTGACAGTGAGTCGGTATCAAAAATCGAGTCAAAGTCAGCGAGGCGGCAGCCAAGAAGGCAACCAGCAGGCAGCTGCCATGGGAGCGAGTGTGACGACGACCAATCAGCCAACGTTCAGTACGGCCCAACTGAGTAAACTGAAAAAAGTTGCGCATGTTCAGACCGTTCAGCCAATTTTGAGTGCAAGCAACGCGACAATTACAGTTGGTAATAAAGACTACACCGCTTCATCGTTAACAACGTGGACGGCTTCTAACCGGAAGTCGATTATTAAAGCTGGTCACGTGGCTGGTAAGAATGAAATCGTCGTCGATAAGAGTAGTGTGGCGAAGAAATGGTCATCTAAGAATTGGAAGCAATTGGTCGGTAAGAAAGTGACTGTGGCTTTTCAGACAACGAATAAGAGTGGTAAAAGTGTCACGGTTAAACGGCAATTAACGGTTGCTGGGATCACGGACAGCACGACTGGAAGTGGTGTGAACGCCGTGACCTACGCCACTATGAAAAATATGCGGTCAGCAAAGAATTTAAGTACGCAGCCAACTTCAGTTGCGGTGAAAGTTGATTCGCGGGAGCATAATGATGCTGTAACCAAGCAGATTAATAAGCTAAAGATTGATGGCAAACGGGTTTACCGTGCCACCAGTATTGCCAGCATGCTTGATACGGTCAATACGTATGTTAACTTAGCAACCACGATTTTGGCGGCAATCGCTGGAATTTCCCTACTAGTCTCAGCGTTAATGATCATTGTGACCATGTTCATGTCGGTCAGTGCCCGGAAGAAAGAAATCGGAATCTTACGTGCGCTGGGTGAAAGTCGCCGTGATATTCGGCGATTGTTCACGAGTGAATCATTGATCATTGGGGTCATCAGTGCACTACTAGCTACTGGAATTGCTTATGGTATTGGAGCTGCCTTGAATAAGGTCCTCTACCAAATCGCCAGCTACAATATGATTGAGATTCAGGTAAGTAATATTATCTCGACCTTTATCATTGCCCTGGTGATTGCTTTATTAGCAGCCATCTTACCAGCTTGGCGCGCCGCTCGGTTGAATCCAATCGATGCCCTCGCCGCTGATTAA
- a CDS encoding cadmium resistance transporter: protein MMHYGVLALTFLSVNLDFFLMLVFLLKKYRLWQVLLGYLLGNLILLTASFFVGKALTLFLPEWLLGFLGVLPIWLAFHDDDDDTADRAGGSPVINVLVTYLAVCAGCNLSIFLPVLVGESMVHFVMTLGFIGILTILVVLIINQVAEIKAVQKQIAAHGERLMKICYVVIGLYVFWDSGLISHLIAFL from the coding sequence ATGATGCATTATGGGGTTTTAGCGTTAACGTTTTTGAGTGTCAATTTGGATTTTTTCTTGATGTTAGTTTTTTTATTGAAGAAGTATCGGTTGTGGCAGGTCTTGTTGGGCTATTTGTTGGGCAATCTTATTCTACTAACGGCAAGCTTCTTTGTGGGTAAAGCACTGACCTTATTTTTGCCAGAATGGTTATTAGGATTCTTGGGTGTGCTGCCGATTTGGCTTGCGTTTCACGACGACGATGATGATACTGCCGATCGGGCTGGTGGGTCGCCGGTGATTAACGTACTAGTCACTTATTTGGCCGTATGTGCTGGTTGTAATTTATCGATCTTTTTACCTGTGCTCGTTGGGGAAAGCATGGTACACTTTGTGATGACTTTAGGATTTATTGGTATATTGACGATTCTTGTCGTGCTTATCATTAACCAGGTGGCGGAAATCAAGGCTGTTCAAAAGCAAATAGCGGCTCATGGTGAACGGTTGATGAAAATTTGTTACGTGGTGATTGGCTTATATGTTTTCTGGGATAGTGGGCTAATTAGCCATTTAATCGCATTCCTATGA
- a CDS encoding ArsR/SmtB family transcription factor translates to MEVSGPLLTEAAKIYKVLSNVNRIKILIFLEHHEADVTQIVEHVHLAQPLVSHQLAILFQYQLVSKTKRGKHVYYCLDDPHILEMVDAMIGHVAHEIKHELHRD, encoded by the coding sequence ATGGAGGTCAGCGGGCCACTATTAACTGAGGCGGCTAAAATATACAAAGTACTGAGTAATGTTAATCGGATTAAAATCCTAATTTTTTTAGAACACCATGAAGCGGACGTCACGCAAATCGTTGAACATGTTCATTTGGCGCAGCCATTAGTCTCGCATCAGTTAGCAATTTTGTTTCAGTATCAGTTGGTATCTAAAACGAAGCGGGGGAAGCATGTCTACTATTGTCTAGACGATCCCCATATTTTGGAAATGGTTGATGCCATGATTGGACATGTGGCTCATGAAATTAAACATGAACTGCATCGTGATTAA
- a CDS encoding TVP38/TMEM64 family protein: MKVKITKRQLISGAVLLALLLIGLLIYRYHGTWEIIQHRVFDQSALVAQVRRHRAIDILLVVPLLICFSIIPGAPVATISVVAGICFGKGLGAVLNIIGITLGNLIAQRFFGRVTARRDQQPSKLVTAIGKMRHPLLGIVIGYTIPFIPTSLVSLAAIETAVTPRQLAAATLLGSMPTAIIYAWGGDELIKAHFKNALMLVGLLVLLLGLLWLIHHDRQRAVDLDH, translated from the coding sequence GTGAAGGTTAAGATAACGAAACGACAGCTTATCAGTGGGGCAGTACTGCTAGCATTACTATTAATTGGACTGTTGATCTATCGCTATCATGGTACTTGGGAGATCATTCAGCATCGGGTATTTGATCAATCAGCACTGGTGGCCCAAGTTCGACGGCACCGCGCGATTGATATTTTATTAGTAGTTCCCTTATTGATTTGCTTTTCAATTATTCCAGGTGCCCCCGTGGCGACGATCAGTGTCGTTGCTGGCATCTGTTTCGGCAAAGGGCTTGGGGCAGTGTTAAATATTATTGGCATTACGCTGGGCAACTTGATTGCACAACGCTTTTTCGGACGGGTAACGGCTCGACGTGATCAACAGCCGTCAAAACTCGTGACGGCCATTGGTAAGATGCGGCACCCCTTATTAGGAATCGTGATTGGGTATACGATACCGTTTATTCCAACGTCATTAGTTAGTTTAGCGGCCATTGAAACGGCGGTGACACCCCGGCAGCTAGCCGCAGCAACGCTACTGGGCAGCATGCCCACGGCGATTATCTATGCTTGGGGTGGCGATGAACTGATTAAAGCGCACTTCAAGAATGCGTTGATGTTGGTTGGACTCTTGGTGCTCTTATTGGGATTGTTGTGGTTGATCCACCATGATCGTCAACGAGCAGTTGATTTGGATCATTAA
- a CDS encoding universal stress protein → MATKFNRILVGVDDSADALLAFDYAIHQAKQDGAELVIISILENDEMNVYQALSKDYIHGERQELEQHILKYQKQAQAAGVTKVHAMIAEGEPGETIVKEVIPHVQPDLLIIGSLAKKGIAKHFGSQAAYMAKYAPISVLVIR, encoded by the coding sequence ATGGCGACTAAATTCAACCGGATTCTCGTTGGTGTTGATGATTCTGCCGATGCTTTACTTGCTTTTGACTATGCAATCCATCAAGCGAAGCAAGATGGTGCCGAACTGGTCATTATCTCGATTCTTGAAAATGATGAAATGAACGTCTATCAAGCGCTCAGTAAAGACTACATTCATGGTGAACGCCAAGAACTTGAACAGCATATTTTGAAATATCAAAAGCAAGCCCAAGCTGCTGGTGTCACCAAAGTCCACGCAATGATTGCGGAAGGCGAACCTGGCGAGACCATCGTTAAGGAAGTCATCCCCCACGTTCAACCGGACTTACTCATTATTGGCTCCCTAGCCAAAAAGGGGATTGCCAAACACTTTGGTAGCCAAGCTGCTTATATGGCAAAATACGCACCGATTTCAGTTTTAGTTATTCGTTAA
- a CDS encoding Nramp family divalent metal transporter, translating into MSEKTNTPNRKHKLIEYANGPSLEEINGTIEVPKNLNFWKTLFAYSGPGALVAVGYMDPGNWSTSITGGQNYQYMLMSVILISSLIAMLLQYMAAKLGIVSQMDLAQAIRARTSKSLGIVLWILTELAIMATDIAEVIGAAIALYLLFNIPLVIAVFITVLDVLVLLLLTKIGFRKIEAIVVCLILVILFVFVYQVALSNPDWGGVIKGLVPTADTFSTSRSVNGMTPLSGALGIIGATVMPHNLYLHSAISQTRKIDHNDEEDVARTVKFAAWDSNIQLSFAFVVNSLLLIMGVAVFKSGAVKDPSFFGLYEALSNTSMLSNGILISVAKSGALSALFAIALLASGQNSTITGTLTGQVIMEGFVHMRMPLWLRRLVTRLISVIPVLICVLLTSGKSAIDEHTALNNLMNNSQVFLAFALPFSMLPLLMMTDSAAEMGKRFKNSLWIKGLGWLSVIGLTFLNLLGLPDSILGFFGDNPSAGEQTFSKILAYLLIAAILALLVWTVFDLQRGNKRYVEQQLAAAAKEANK; encoded by the coding sequence TTGAGCGAAAAGACGAACACCCCAAACCGGAAGCATAAATTGATTGAATATGCTAACGGCCCCTCACTAGAGGAAATTAACGGTACCATCGAGGTTCCCAAGAATCTGAACTTCTGGAAAACCCTCTTTGCGTATTCAGGTCCTGGTGCCTTAGTTGCGGTAGGTTACATGGATCCCGGTAACTGGTCAACTTCCATCACCGGTGGTCAAAACTACCAATACATGCTAATGTCTGTCATCTTGATATCAAGTTTGATTGCGATGCTACTACAATACATGGCGGCTAAACTTGGTATCGTGAGTCAGATGGATCTGGCCCAAGCGATTCGGGCGCGGACGAGTAAATCACTCGGAATCGTCTTGTGGATTTTAACCGAATTAGCCATCATGGCGACCGACATTGCCGAAGTTATCGGTGCTGCGATTGCCCTCTATTTATTATTCAACATTCCGTTAGTCATTGCGGTGTTTATTACCGTGCTTGACGTTTTAGTTTTGCTATTATTGACCAAAATCGGTTTTCGGAAAATCGAAGCCATCGTGGTTTGTTTGATTTTAGTTATCTTATTCGTATTCGTTTATCAAGTCGCACTGTCCAACCCTGATTGGGGCGGTGTGATCAAGGGCCTAGTCCCAACCGCTGACACTTTCTCGACAAGTCGTTCAGTAAACGGTATGACGCCACTTTCTGGTGCTTTAGGGATTATCGGTGCCACCGTCATGCCACACAATTTGTACTTACATTCAGCCATCTCACAAACGCGGAAGATTGACCACAACGATGAGGAAGATGTCGCGCGGACCGTTAAATTCGCTGCTTGGGATTCCAATATCCAACTTTCATTCGCTTTCGTGGTTAATTCACTATTATTGATTATGGGCGTTGCCGTCTTTAAGAGTGGCGCTGTTAAAGATCCTTCATTCTTCGGTCTTTATGAAGCATTATCCAATACATCAATGTTAAGCAATGGTATTTTAATCAGTGTTGCTAAATCTGGGGCGCTCTCAGCCCTCTTCGCCATCGCGTTACTGGCTTCTGGGCAAAACTCCACAATTACCGGTACGTTAACTGGGCAAGTCATCATGGAAGGGTTCGTCCACATGCGGATGCCACTCTGGTTACGGCGGTTAGTGACCCGGTTGATCTCCGTTATTCCCGTCCTCATTTGCGTGCTATTAACTAGTGGTAAGAGTGCAATCGACGAGCATACTGCATTGAATAATCTGATGAATAACTCACAAGTCTTTCTGGCTTTCGCCCTTCCATTCTCCATGTTGCCACTATTAATGATGACTGACAGCGCGGCAGAAATGGGCAAACGATTCAAAAACTCACTTTGGATCAAAGGTTTAGGTTGGTTATCCGTCATCGGTTTGACTTTCTTAAACTTACTCGGTCTACCAGATTCAATCTTAGGCTTCTTTGGCGATAATCCTTCAGCTGGCGAACAGACTTTTTCTAAAATTCTAGCCTACCTTTTGATTGCCGCTATCTTAGCCCTACTTGTCTGGACCGTCTTCGACCTACAACGCGGTAACAAACGTTACGTTGAACAGCAACTTGCTGCAGCAGCAAAGGAGGCCAACAAATAA
- a CDS encoding helix-turn-helix domain-containing protein produces MNFSDNLKIIRQQKKMTQTDIATQLHVSRQTISSWENGRSYPDIGMLVQISMAYDFSVDQLLKGDLGMLKHYEAQSANNRRQQRLVAISYDLVVGLLFLSYLHYFLHWNDGIVTMVINGGLIVMTTTLIMNYNYFDDWATTKRQAWQLVGVITMLAVLNIALVWPQLASQIPSTQFLNQHAGAYLAGNVSGKLVGDFLHLFIWTAAAVMAIEIPLNRARKTSD; encoded by the coding sequence ATGAATTTTTCAGATAATTTAAAAATTATTCGGCAACAAAAGAAGATGACTCAAACTGACATCGCGACACAATTACACGTTTCACGACAGACGATTTCAAGCTGGGAGAATGGTCGAAGCTATCCAGATATTGGCATGTTGGTGCAAATTAGTATGGCGTATGATTTTTCAGTCGATCAACTATTGAAGGGAGATTTAGGGATGTTAAAACACTACGAGGCTCAGTCGGCAAATAATCGGCGGCAGCAGCGCTTGGTGGCAATCAGTTATGACTTAGTCGTTGGCCTACTATTTTTAAGCTATTTGCACTATTTTTTGCATTGGAACGACGGCATCGTGACGATGGTCATTAATGGTGGGTTGATTGTGATGACCACGACGTTGATTATGAATTATAATTATTTTGATGATTGGGCAACCACTAAACGCCAGGCGTGGCAATTAGTGGGGGTTATTACGATGTTGGCGGTTTTAAATATCGCGTTGGTGTGGCCACAACTAGCTAGTCAGATCCCATCAACCCAGTTCTTAAATCAACATGCTGGTGCATATTTAGCGGGGAATGTGAGCGGAAAATTAGTTGGTGACTTCTTGCATCTCTTTATTTGGACAGCGGCGGCCGTGATGGCGATTGAAATTCCGCTCAATCGGGCGAGAAAGACTTCAGATTAG
- a CDS encoding GtrA family protein produces the protein MSKPDSIKVDQNEETVTEILEPAAELDKKIISPVKETRNQAIRYILWGLISVAVNFATFYTMYHLIGLEYQVANVISWVIAVQVAFWVDRLKVFDHHSHHVYREMGKFYATRIVTYVVEAIILWLLMSVLGSSAVLAKILGQAGAIIGNFLFSKLYVFRNK, from the coding sequence ATGAGTAAGCCAGATTCGATTAAAGTTGATCAAAATGAGGAAACGGTTACTGAAATTTTAGAGCCAGCAGCAGAATTAGATAAAAAAATTATTTCACCCGTTAAAGAAACCCGTAATCAGGCGATTCGCTATATCTTGTGGGGATTGATCAGTGTTGCGGTCAACTTTGCAACTTTCTATACGATGTACCACCTAATCGGACTCGAATACCAGGTCGCTAATGTTATTTCCTGGGTCATTGCCGTTCAAGTCGCGTTCTGGGTGGACCGCTTGAAAGTGTTCGACCATCATTCACACCACGTTTATCGTGAAATGGGTAAGTTCTATGCGACCCGGATAGTGACGTACGTCGTTGAAGCGATTATTTTATGGTTGTTGATGTCAGTATTGGGGAGCTCGGCGGTACTAGCCAAGATTCTTGGGCAGGCCGGCGCCATCATTGGGAACTTCTTGTTCTCGAAACTGTATGTTTTTCGAAATAAGTAG